cctTCCCAATAAGAATGGGGTGGGGAGTTAATTGTTGGTTCAAAACCCACAAGAGGTAACAGATCAATtggtgaaataaaaaattttgagaaacagatttttttttttggtaaagataCCCTGAATCACTGGCATATGGCTGCATCTAGATCAGAATCTGTTTTCACGCTAAATCTTCATATAGCCAGAAACAACACATAGCATGCAATAGCTTCCTTCAGTTTTGGGGTTTTCTTAAACAAAATGGAGCTTGAAACCATGACCTGACCCTTCAATATTATTGTAGGAGAATGATGTGCCATTTGAGCTATAACTCATCAATAAATTCAATCTTTGAATTCTAACACATACAAAAACCTAGAATAACACTTATAGACTACAATAATGTACTATAAATAATGCCAACATATCAATGTTACAAAATAAGTTTAATACGTTAATAAGTAAATATGAATTGAATTAACGTAGTGCAGGGCACAATCCTAGTACACAGGTTATATACAATGGGAGTGCCTAGGGAGAATGAAAGCAAAACAAATCCTTGGTATTAGGTAtacaataatttaaacaaattggGGAAGCAGTCCACAAAATATTCAGTGCAACGAAGTTGACTACATCAAAAGCAACCCACTAACTGATTCAGTGTTAAAAGTTTGAACAAAATAACAAGCCATTCAGATTACCAAGACAACAATGTAGGCAGCAGTATCAAATAGAGATATAACTAGCCTTTGAATATACAAGAAACCTTTGAATGAAGCAGAGAGAACTTAGTCTCACATAGTCAGGTGTTCAGTATCCTGAAAAAGCATTTAGAATATTCTTGATTTGTATGGAGCTCCATCCAAATGAGGCACAAGTGCATCTGTCATCTATTCCCATTTAATTCTGGGGAGAGAAATCAGCAAAAGTAGCTGATAAGACTCTCCCAGTAGCCACTTCCTTATCCTTGACAGCTTCcttctataaataaaaaaaattaagctccAACTAGAGGACCTTTCAGATTTCCAACATGTTTATAATCAAGAAAAGTCCAAGATCTTTTTTATGCATATATATTGGTAATGGTAattgaattaagaaaaaaaactcaaaagtaCAAAGTACAGGACATTTGGTGTACACAGGTTGTGCACCCTAATGTCAGCAATTCAAAGCATATATGTTGTCATACAGACTGGATGGTCTATTACTAATACTATCTAAAAGGCACCCAGCCAAATAAAGTTCCAACAAAATGGGATTTCAGTGATTTCACCCTCTCTGTAGGTGTGGAGCTAAACTCCATACTCTACTTCGAAATTGCATACATACATATTATcatcaaaatgagaaaaaaacaaaatagtgaTTAAAGAAATCTGACCTGTTTGGGTTGTTGTCATTCGTTGTTgggcaaagaaagaagaaatataaTTAAGCCCCCACCTTTTATTTCCAAACACATGAAGCTTTGATGGGCAAGCAAACCTGAtccattaattaaaaaacaagcCAACATGGACAATTCAAATTGCTTGAACTTGAGTGTGAGTATAATGCTTACTCTTGAATAGGCGAATGAGAGACCATCATCCAATGGTTCTCTTCAGCTCTGAGATGGTAGATATCTTCCTATGCAAGGATGGCCTTTTAAGCTCAAATTCATTCCATTTAATGAACATAGTGGCTCTGCAgactttgtttttgtgtttgcaaGAACCttcattttactattttacctAAACTGAATGTAGTGATCTTGTTTGGGTGGTCTATGCTAAAAATACCTTCCATCATTGTAATTCTaccaagaagaaaaggcaaGCTAGAGTGATTTCTGCCTAGTCTGCTTCCCGATATAATGCGgcttcaacaattttttctttatttaatgaGTGCTTTAAGATAAGCATTAAATTACAAGCAACAAGATGCCAGGACACATAAGCATACATTCCACCCTAAGTCAGAGGTTGAAGAAATCATGTACAATTTAACAATTTAGTCATGTGGTTGAGTGCTAAGAATAGAAAATGCCACTTGGTCCAGAAACCATTAGCTTAAACAAGATGCAAAGTCTGTGATTGTATTATCGACGAAGCAtgctagttttataaaattGCTCCATATACCAAAGTAGGAATAGCAAAAAACTAAACacattctttttaaataatagaAACAGTCAGCAATTCAATCAACTCAATAATACCACTAACCATGTAAGTCctattatataaaaaacaaatacaaacgaAGATTGCATAATAAAACTAATCACATTCTTGAGGAATATATAATAATGTCCGATTAGTTCATATACAAATAATCTCatatattaaacaatttaattatttaaaatatgacaataaattggattttagggcacaaACTCTAACAATTATGTTGTACGAAGTATTAGAAGCAAAGAAAAGGTACATCAACCATAATTGGAATCTTCAGATTATTTGTTTTGACAggctatgaagcacgggtgcgtttcggaactcgggtgcgggtgcgggactcggcaatttttgaaaaaggtgggtgcgggtgcggcaggactcggcgattaaaaaattattaaaaatatttttataatatatgtttaatatattgctaagcatacttttactttttcacattatataaacaaataccaaatttaagagcaatagtagataacaactaaaacatgatgttcataaattaaatataatccacaagattgaaactaaaacattccatgatgtttggaaattagaatacaactcataagtttgaaactaaaacaaaataaaagataattaacaagacaatcaaacacaaatatcaTCATCCTCAAGATCAATAGCTTCACTTCGAACTTCACTTTCACTAGTAGTAGCACTAGTGTTAACATTCCCAATAACTATAGCCTCCAACTCTGGCTCATCAAGTGTAAGAGCTGCATTCTCAAGAATTCCAGCTCCTCCATGCATGTCGCTCTCATTCCAAAAGTCTCCTGCAATATCCCACATCTTTGTTGCGGTATGTATGTACTCTTCATTGCGCCTTGACAAGAGTCGAAGATTAGAATGCACATATACCAAATCCTCAGCGCGTGCAGgagccattttgtttctttttaaggaatgaatgaatttgtacGTGCTCCAATTTCTCTCAGCACATGAGGATGAGCAAGGTTGTCCAAGAAGTTTAAGGGCAAGGGTTTGAAGAGTTGGAAATGCGGAGCCATGGTATTGCCACCAAACCAAAGGTAGTAAGGTCCACCTATCCGTCAAGGCACTTGGTGAAGGAAACCTCCCTCCTGAAAATTTAGCAAACTCATACTTCACCACCGTTAAGTCATTCTCATCTTCAAAGTATCGCTCCAAACACTTGCTTCTTTCCATAGAAATTTCATGATCCCGATGTGGAGGGATGCGTTTTGGATTCTCCGAAATCCATTCAATGGAATAATACCtagttaaagattaaaaaacaaatatagatcAAATGTGTGTTTTACTAAAGGGTGAACTAaggaaaatagataataaatgtACTTACTTAGGATTTAAGGAATGAGCCAAGCAATGTAGTGGTGTAGAATTTTTAGTCCACCGATCAATGAGTATATCATACACCACAACCCAAAATGAGCTATATTGATCATCTTCCAAGCCTTCATGCCGATATATCATTGCTTTCACCTTCTCTatcatggaatcccacatctcATACACAAGATGAAGACAAGGCTTATTTGTGTCGGCTATTCGTAGCATATCATAAATGGGTGCCGTGAATTCAAGGATATAATCAATATTATCCCACCAAAGATCACTTAGAATCATATCTTTCACCTTTTGAGCTTTTCCAACGTCATCCTCCCTATAAGAAGCCCATTGGTCACTAATAGCCATGGCTTgaaggcatctttttatcaacttcaacCTTTTCAATGTTACAACCACCGAAGCAAACCTAGTATCAGCAACTTGGAGCAATTTTAATGgacaaaattcattaaacattgCCAACCTCATAGAATGGTTCATGATAAAAACTCGTATGAAGGATGCATCATCAGCAACACGTGTAATCCAACTACATTCCTCATATGTAACTTCAttcttttcaatgttttttgctgcacaaatattcttcaaagcTAGATTGAGAGTGTGGACAACACAAggtgtccaaaatattttaggatacTCACCCTCAATAAGAGCTCCAGCAGCCTtcatcacatttgcattatCAGTGATGATTTGTACAACTTTTTCATGTCCAATCTCTTTTATAGCATCCTTCAACACCCCAGCAATGTAATGCTTATCTTTGAACTCACCTGACCCATCAATTGCCTTTATAAATACTGGACCCCCATCTGATACAGCCATAACATTAATAAGAGGCCTCCTTTGTGGATCTGACCATCCATCAGAAACTATACTTACACCATTTTCAAGCCAAGAGTCCTTAATTGGTTTCAAGAGTCTTTCAACATGAGCTCTTTCCTTTTGCAAAAATGTTGTTCTCAAAGCATTGTATCCAGGAGGAAGATAACCCGGAATGCTATGAGTAGCAGCAAATGCATAGGAACTACGATAATGTGGGTTCCTTGCAAAGTTAAACGGAAGCCCACCGGTGTAAAACATCCTAGCAATTCTACTATCTAAATCATGTCTAGCATTATTCTAAAATGCTTTCTCCAAAGTAGTATTCATAGTCACCTTCCTCCTCTTAGCATCAACCGGATTTGTACTATGACTACTATCACTCCCTTCTTGTTTCCGAAATGGGGAAATAGGTATCCCACGGCCTGGGGGAGGTAGGGGTAAGGGAATTTGACTTCTCTGTTCTTGCTCTAACTTACTAGCCTCAACTTGATCATGCATTCGCTGCATTTCTAACCTATGGCTCTTTGACACATTACGGCATGCTCTAATACCTTTGTTGgaaatttgtaataaatgagCCTTAACCCTAGAATAGGATCCCATAAAAACTATATCACAATAGTTGCACTTAAAATATGTGTTTCCACTAGATTTAACAGATGCACCAGCCGGTTTTTCTACTTTAGTCACATACTGCCAAAGAGGAGATTCAGCATTTGACACTTCTTGTGAACTTTCTGTGCTATTAACTTCATCCATTGTAAATTCAATAGATTCAatttaacctacaaataataactattaactaaataaattaatgataaatCAAACCAAgtttacaacaacaaaacacaGCAGCCAGGTTCACagcaaaaaaatacaaaaccacaGAACCAAAAAAACCATTTAACTCCCACAAAtaacctacaaataataactattaacataataaattaatgataaatCAAACCAAgttcacagtaaaaaaaacaCAGCAACCAGGTTCACAGCAAACAAACACAGAACCCTTTAACTCCCACAaaccacaaatcacaaatcacatATTAACAAAACCCTTTAACTCCCACaagaaataattgaaaaaacaagtaaaaaaacaCAGCAAGCAGTCAAGGATATAAATTTTCAGATTCAGAGAGAAATTgtaaagaacaaagaataaaaattcaagaaaagagcAGAGAGAGAGCACACTTGAAGGCAGTGTGCACACAGCACTCACAAAAAGCTCAAAACGCAGAGAATAGAGATGAGGGACGGAGCATAGTGACAGCACACAGAGAAGGGAGATGAGGGGCGGAGTGAGAGAGAGCCTTTGGGAGTTTTGGACGAAATGTGAGGGTTTGAGGGGGTCTGGGTACTTAGGTTTAGTCATACGGTGcgttttgcaccttttttttttttttttttttttttttttttttttttaattttggcctGACTCGGCCGTTTCGGCCGATACAGGCCGAGTCGGCCCGATTTCGGCCGCGTCGGCGCCGATTTCGGCCGTATTGGCGCCGATCTGAGCCGCGTCGGCTCGTCGGCCCGATTCGGGCACTGCCACGTGGCGGGACGTGGCATGGACGCGCGGTCTGCGGCGTCCCTGCCGCGTCCCgccgcgtcggacgcgggtgcGCGACCCTGggagccgcgtccgtgcatcccagCTGACAAGTACAAAGGTGCTACCAACaatattgtttttattcaataattcaatTAATATTTGTGACAACaataaagaacatataatttgATCTTCGAATTAAATCATCACCTTTTACTAACATCCATTTTGAATGAATTCTTAACATAgcatatattttgttttcctcCCTGAATGAGTTGTTATTTCTTTGCCTCTGATTAGACATttaaagtattttaacacaaatTTGAATATTATTCTGAAACATTATTCAAACATTATCCAAAACTCTGTCAAAAAAATGTAATCAGGTTGTTAACTGTTACTATTATAAAACTAATATAATAGTAACAGTTAACAATAGAATAGAATTCATTCTAAGTtaaaggaaaggaagaagaaattaCTTGAATCAAGCTGTAGGGGGAGTGGGGTATATAAACCAAAGCCTTATATAAGTATACAAGCTTCCTATTCTAAAAGTATACAAAAATGTCGCCATGCAATGAGTAAATGTACAGCTACACTCCATCAAACAGCAGAAACCATATTTCATATCATTATAACTCTTGGAAGTATTCGCTCCATCAAATTAAGATGATGCTGATCTGAgatctccattttttttaaactaattgcTGAACCGAGTGGTATGATATTATCTACACGAACAGAATTGAAAAGCTTTATAGCAGCTTCCACTGCTTCTTTGGAAGCGCATGATGAGCCAACAGGTGTTACTTGATTCCCAATTTCAATTTCAGAGGGGTCCTCCTCCATAATGTCATCATCATACACCTCCTCCACCTCTTCTTCTTTAAATTTGTCTTCAAGATCAGAAGAGGCAGCAGCACAAGAGGATAAGATCATAAGACAACCACTTCAGATTCGGGCATGTCATGTAAAACAACATTGACAAAAGGGTGATATAAGAGGCTGCCAGCACTTGACCTCTCTTCAGAATTCCTAACAAAGCATTTAAGCAAGAAGTCTTTGGCCAGATGTGAGATCCCATCTGGGATACTGGGTATTGCCGAGGCAATCTGCTTCCAAAGGTCTTCAATACCCTCATCCAAATTCAGTTTCCAAGTTGGCCTCCTTGTTAGCATATTGAGAACCACACAACCGAGTGCCCAAACATCAGATGGCTGAAGCTGAATCTCATCGACAATGCTTTTCAGGCGTAAGATACATGGCAGTCCCTCTCATTAGACATGACACCATAGCTGAAGCCCTTGCATCGCCGCCTACGGCCTCTCATCACCACTATCGCGATGGTGTCTTCCTTCACCTTCATCTGTTATGATCGGTATCTCTCTCGTTTTCTCTCTTTCAGTGAAGCCTCCATGGCCGATCAGCCTTCATGACAGTGGGTTCCTCTCAAGTTCCAATCCGACTTTTAGGGTCAtgggtttttggattttcttgcaGAGAACCTCGATCAACAAGCCAAACGGGTcatgggttttggggtttttacttttttaatctgGATTTTAGGTGGTTGTCGGGGGTGGATTTGGCTGGATTTGTGTTGAATTGTTGGATTAATGCTCGGATTTGTGGGTTGGTAGTGGCTGGTCTGTGCTTGTATTCGGTGGTGGTTGATGGTGGCTGATCTGTGTTTTGTattccaaacactagaaaattttttcacgtTAAATGTTTTACAgatataaatcgagtctctaaaacttgatttctagGTAGAAAAGCACCAGTTCAGATCTTATTAGAACATGATTTATAGGTGCTAAATATACTTTCAAAATAGTgcctattaattatattttttgacaaacatgattaatttccaattttggccAACAAAGTCCAACCCCTCAAGTAACATCCTTGTAAAACGCCTCACGTCCTCCTCAGGCAGGCCACATGTAGCTTTATTCggtatttttttagtttgtaCAGTAAATGACATGTAGTTTGTAGTTGTTTGTATTTCCTCTTTTATCATTCACACATGTCTGAGTTGGTTAGTTTTTCTGTTTTGACTCCAGATAGTTTAGGAGCCTGATAAaagttcatttcatttttttcccctttaataAGTAAAGCAATTAACAATTGTTGAGGACCAAATTCTTGCAAAGGCTCACTTAGAAACTTGTCAGCAAAATAGTCTAAGTGACCGTTTGGATACAAACGTGTTTGCGTTTGTGCTTGTGCTGACATTTTTTGTGTGGGTCCCGTGcattgttcacgggacccacaaatatggattttagcaaattttttctttaaaattgggtTCCACggcattattcacacatttaaaaattattttactatagtgttttcagttttcagcaataagcggtatccaaacagacacTAAGCAAGATCAAGCctatgtcttttttattttatcttattcaTATCACACATGGCCAAGTCCACTCGAAGGGATTTTTTGGGGGGAATTTTATGAagatgtggtttggagggcctaAGAGAGAATTTTGTACACTTATGagctaaaaggaaaaagaagcaTGTGGGCTTGGAGCACATACACTTCCATGAGTCCACAAGTGTCACATGTGAGTCAAAAAGCCAATAAAGGCTCTTCTGCTACACATC
The sequence above is drawn from the Quercus robur chromosome 7, dhQueRobu3.1, whole genome shotgun sequence genome and encodes:
- the LOC126690799 gene encoding uncharacterized protein LOC126690799, giving the protein MFYTGGLPFNFARNPHYRSSYAFAATHSIPGYLPPGYNALRTTFLQKERAHVERLLKPIKDSWLENGVSIVSDGWSDPQRRPLINVMAVSDGGPVFIKAIDGSGEFKDKHYIAGVLKDAIKEIGHEKVVQIITDNANVMKAAGALIEGEYPKIFWTPCVVHTLNLALKNICAAKNIEKNEVTYEECSWITRVADDASFIRVFIMNHSMRLAMFNEFCPLKLLQVADTRFASVVVTLKRLKLIKRCLQAMAISDQWASYREDDVGKAQKVKDMILSDLWWDNIDYILEFTAPIYDMLRIADTNKPCLHLVYEMWDSMIEKVKAMIYRHEGLEDDQYSSFWVVVYDILIDRWTKNSTPLHCLAHSLNPKYYSIEWISENPKRIPPHRDHEISMERSKCLERYFEDENDLTVVKYEFAKFSGGRFPSPSALTDRWTLLPLVWWQYHGSAFPTLQTLALKLLGQPCSSSCAERNWSTYKFIHSLKRNKMAPARAEDLVYVHSNLRLLSRRNEEYIHTATKMWDIAGDFWNESDMHGGAGILENAALTLDEPELEAIVIGNVNTSATTSESEVRSEAIDLEDDDICV
- the LOC126690800 gene encoding uncharacterized protein LOC126690800 — encoded protein: MDEVNSTESSQEVSNAESPLWQYVTKVEKPAGASVKSSGNTYFKCNYCDIVFMGSYSRVKAHLLQISNKGIRACRNVSKSHRLEMQRMHDQVEASKLEQEQRSQIPLPLPPPGRGIPISPFRKQEGSDSSHSTNPVDAKRRKVTMNTTLEKAF